The genomic window CGCCGGTCACCAATGCGACCTCACCATCGAGCTGCAGATTCATGTCACCTCCAGTGTGTTCAGTGCCTTGGCCAGCGAGTCCGGGTCGTGGATCGCCTGTACCCCCATCCCCCGGTCAATGCGCCGGTTGAGTCCCGCCAGCACCTTGCCGGGACCGCATTCGACCACTTGCTCAATGCCGCGCTCACCAAGGCGCTGGATGCACTCGGTCCATCGGACGGGCGAGCGCAGTTGCTCCACGAGTCGCTCACGGATCGCCTCCGGCGTCGTGGTCAGGCTCAGATCCACATTGTGCATCACCGGGATCGTCGGGGCCTGCAGTGTGACACCACTGAGGCGATCAGCCAGCCGGTCGGCGGCTGGCGCCATCAGCGAGCAGTGTGCAGGCACGCTCATCGGTAACATGACCGCCCGCTTGGCGCCGGCATCACGGGCGGCCTCGAGGGTGCGTTCAACGGCCTGGCGATGACCGGCAATGACCGTCTGCCCCGGGGCGTTATAGTTGACCGGCTCGACCACACCGTCCGTGACCTCGGCACAGAGGGCCGCGAGTGTCGTCTCCTCCAGCCCGATCACCGCGGCGATGGCGCCCTCGCCCTCCGGAACCGCCGCCTGCATGAAGCGCCCCCGGTCGCGAACCAGTTCCACCGCCGTCGGGAAGTCGAGTGCGCCGGCGGCGACCAGCGCCGTGTACTCACCCAGGCTGTGGCCGGCCATCAGCGCCGGCAAGGCCCCACCACCCTCACGCCAGGCCCGCCAGACAGCGATGCCAGCGGTGAGCATCAGCGGCTGGGTATGGTCGGTTCGATTCAGCATCGACGTCGGCCCCTCACTGGCAAGGGCCCAAAGGTCCTCGCCCATCGCGGTAGACGCCTCGATGAAGGTTTTCTGCACCACCGCATGGCGATCGGCGAGCTCGGCGAGCATCCCCAGTGACTGAGAGCCTTGACCGGGGAATACGAATGCAAGGTCGTTACGCGTTGGCATATTGGATTCCGTTCAGTAGCGAATCAGTGCCGAACCCCAGGTGAATCCTGCACCAAAGGCCTCGAGCAGCAGCAATTCATCGCGCTGGATGCGGCCATCGCGCACCGCTGTGTCCAGCGCCAGTGGGATAGAGGCGGCGGAGGTATTGCCGTGATCAGCCACCGTGCTCACCATTCGCGATGGCGGCAACCCGAGCTTGCGCGCGGTTGCGGTCATGATGCGGATATTGGCTTGATGGGGAACCAGCCAGTCCACATCGCCCCGCTCGAGCCCATTGGCGCTCAGCGTTTCGTCGACCAGTGCACCGAGCGTGCGCACGGCGACCCGGAAAACCTCGTTACCACGCATGCTCACCTTGCCATGGCTGCCCTCGAGCCGTTCATAGCCTTGTGATACGCCCCAGGGGACATTGAGCAGCGGGGTCTGACGGCCATCCGCGTGCAGGTGAGTGGAGAGTATCCCCGGTTTTTCGCTGGCCTCGAGCACGACGGCGCCGGCGCCATCACCGAACAGAACGCAGGTGCTGCGATCCTCCCAGTCGAGGATTCGCGAGAATACCTCAGCACCAATGACAAGGGCGCGCTGCGCACCGTTGGTCCGGATGAACCGGTCGGCCACATCAAGCCCATAGACGAATCCGGAACAGGCCGCCCCGATATCGAAGGCGATTGCGCCGGGTGCGATACCCAGCCGCTCGACGAGCCGACAGGCCGTGCTCGGAAAGATGTGATCGGGGGTAGACGTCGCCACCACCACCAGATCGATATCATCGGCAGTGAGCGCGGCGTGAGTCAGGGCACGCCGGGCCGCTGCCTCGGCAAGATCCGAGCAGATCTGATCGGGCGCGGCGATATGACGCTGGGCAATGCCAGTGCGCTCAAGGATCCAGCGGTCGGTGGTATCCACCATTGTCTCGAGTTCGGCGTTGGTCACCACCCGATCCGGCAGGTAGCTCCCAGTGCCGCGAATGCGCGATCGGGTCATTGCTGAGGCTCCGCCTGGAAGATCTCACCGAGCCGGGCATCGATACGACTGGGAATCGCCTCAACAGCCTCGACAAAGCCCGTCTCGATCGCCTGCTCAAATGCCCATGCATCGGCGCTGCCATGGCTTTTGACCACGACACCGCGCAGCCCCAGCAGGCTGGCGCCGTTGTACTGACGATGGTCGAGACGGCGACGCAAGGCCCGGAGGAC from Spiribacter curvatus includes these protein-coding regions:
- the fabD gene encoding ACP S-malonyltransferase — encoded protein: MPTRNDLAFVFPGQGSQSLGMLAELADRHAVVQKTFIEASTAMGEDLWALASEGPTSMLNRTDHTQPLMLTAGIAVWRAWREGGGALPALMAGHSLGEYTALVAAGALDFPTAVELVRDRGRFMQAAVPEGEGAIAAVIGLEETTLAALCAEVTDGVVEPVNYNAPGQTVIAGHRQAVERTLEAARDAGAKRAVMLPMSVPAHCSLMAPAADRLADRLSGVTLQAPTIPVMHNVDLSLTTTPEAIRERLVEQLRSPVRWTECIQRLGERGIEQVVECGPGKVLAGLNRRIDRGMGVQAIHDPDSLAKALNTLEVT
- a CDS encoding beta-ketoacyl-ACP synthase III gives rise to the protein MTRSRIRGTGSYLPDRVVTNAELETMVDTTDRWILERTGIAQRHIAAPDQICSDLAEAAARRALTHAALTADDIDLVVVATSTPDHIFPSTACRLVERLGIAPGAIAFDIGAACSGFVYGLDVADRFIRTNGAQRALVIGAEVFSRILDWEDRSTCVLFGDGAGAVVLEASEKPGILSTHLHADGRQTPLLNVPWGVSQGYERLEGSHGKVSMRGNEVFRVAVRTLGALVDETLSANGLERGDVDWLVPHQANIRIMTATARKLGLPPSRMVSTVADHGNTSAASIPLALDTAVRDGRIQRDELLLLEAFGAGFTWGSALIRY